One Halanaerobium hydrogeniformans genomic window, TTATGTTACAATAAATATACAATAATTTAAATGAAAGGGTGGTCTAATGTTAGATTATGAAGTGATTGCAAAAAGGCTAAAAGCAGCTCGGAAAGAAATGAATTATTCACAGCAGGAAGTAGCTAATTTCATTGGCAAAAAAAGAAGTCAAATATCGTATTATGAAACTGGTGCCAGAAAAATTAATTTATCTTTGTTAAATCAATTTTCCAATTTATATGGTAAAAGTATTGAGTATTTCATTGGTGAAAGAGAGGAAGAGGATAAATTAGAAATAGCTCACCGCTCGACTGATATTGCTCAGGATGATCTAGAAAAAATAAAGTGGGCTAAGAATTTTGTGAACAATTTATGTGAATTAAGAAATATGCTGGGGGTAAAATAAATGAGTAAAGCAAATAATCCTCTTGCTGAAACAAGAGCTATAGAAACCAGAAATGAATTTGGATTGAGCAATACAGAAGCTATAAATATTTTTGAAGTATTAAAATACAATGCTAATGTCAGTATTATCAAAATGCAAATTGATAGTGGTTTATATGGGCTTTTTCTTAAAAAAGGTGAAGTCCAGGCAATATTAATTAATGTGAATACCTCATTAGGCCGGCAATACTTTACTGCTGCTCATGAATATTATCATTTAAAATATAATGTAAATTTAAATGGAAAGCAAAAATACCTGGAAAAAGAAGCTGATACTTTTGCCTCTTATCTATTAATGCCTCGTGAAGCTTTAAACTTTCATCTAAAGAAAAGATTAACCCAAAAAAATAGAAATAAGGTAGATATTTCAGATTGTCTTTATTTAGAAAACTATTTTAAGATCAGTCATCAGGCTCTAATTTTAAGGCTTAAACTAGACAGGCATATCAATAACAAAAGATATAAAGAATTGAAAGAGATTAATGTTATTAAAAAAGCAAGAAAATATGGATATTCAACAGAATTATATACTAAGCCCAAAGTAGAGGATGATGTAATTGTTGAGTCTGATTATGCAGAATTAGCCGAAGAGGCTTTAGAAAAAAACAAAATCTCAGAAAGTAGATATAATGAATATCTAATTGAAGGTGGATATGGTTATTTAGTCTTTGGAGATGAAAACGATGAGGGCTGATAAATTAGTATATAAAACTGATATTAAATTAGTTTTTGATAATGATTGTCTTGCCTCTTTTATTTGGATTAAAAGAATAGATATTCTCGTTGACTTATATCGAGATAGGATATTTGTTCCCCAGGTAGTAGTTGATGAATTTAGTTTTATGAAAAGATATAGTAAATACAGCTGGGTTTATAAAGATGAAATTGAGGCAATTGATGTAGGTCTGTTTAAAGTCATTGAAATAGATAGTGAGTATCAAGCTTTTATTGAATATAACAAGCTTATAAAAATGGGGAAAAGAAGAACTTACACAGAAGAATTCAAAAGAGATGCTGTTGAACTCAGTCTGAACTCTGATAAATCTGTTAAAGAAATTGCTGAAGATCTAGGTATTAATTATGGTAATCTCAATCGCTGGCGTAGAGAATATAGAAACAACAGGAAACTGAAAAATGAGAAATTAAAGCTAGAAATAGCTAAAATATATTGGCAGCATGGGGCCGCTATGGAAGCCCCAGAATACACCAACAGTTGGTAAAAGAAGGCCATAAATGTAATATAAAAAGAGTTGTTAGACTTATGTGAGTAATGTTCTTAAGGCAATTCAGAAAAAGAAATTCAAAAAGAACTATGGAAAAATGTTATAAGATCCTCAATGAGCCGAAAAGGAGACTGCTGGGATAATGCAGTTGCAGAAAGTTTCTTCTCCACTATAAAAACAGAATTAATTTATCAAAAAGATTACAAAGCAAGAAAACAAGCAAGACAGGATGTTTTCGAATATATAGCTGTTTATTACAACAGAATCAGAATGCACTCTAGATTAAATTATAAAAGTCCAGAAGAATACGAAAATGAAAGAAAACTATCTAAACTATGTGTCTAATTTAATGGGGGAACCTCAGAAGTATAGTTACAGAGATGCAATTGATTCACTCTTTAGATAAAAAATCCATAAAGTATGTAGGGAAATAACGAGATATGAAGAAGTAATTAAGTAGGATTAATTTACATTCAATATATATTAAAGTATAATGTAAATATAAGAAGGGTAATTTAAATATGAATAAAAATCAAAAATATAAAATTGTAGATGTAAGTGACTGGGAATTAATAAAAGAAGGAAAAGGTTATAGTAATTCTTATTGGCTTCGTGACACAGAATCTAGAAATAGAGCTTTATTTAAAATGCCAAAATATAATGAACATTATGATTGGTATGGTGGAGGGCACTGGGCAGAAAAAATTGTTTCAGAAATAGGGGAAGAACTAAATTTAAAAGTTCCAAAAAGTAGATTTAGCTCTTTATAATAACAGTCAGGGTTGTATTAGTTATAGGTTTTTAGATAAAGATGAAATCCTGAAAGAAGGCGTAGACCTAATGAGCTATGAAATCACTGAGACTAATAGACAAAATTATACTCTGAATAATATTTTGAGTGATCTAAAAGAATATGATTTAATTGAAGATTTTATTGAAATACTGCTTTTTGATGGCTTTATTGGTCAAACTGACAGACATGAAGAAAATTGGGGGATAATAGTTTCTGAAAAAAAAGATATAACTCCAAAATTAGCTCCAATTTATGATAATGCTTCTTCTTTAGCAAGAGAAAGATTACCACATCATGTTGAGAAGCTTCTTAAAGATGAGAACTTTTTAAAGTCCTATTTAAGAAAAT contains:
- a CDS encoding ImmA/IrrE family metallo-endopeptidase, with amino-acid sequence MSKANNPLAETRAIETRNEFGLSNTEAINIFEVLKYNANVSIIKMQIDSGLYGLFLKKGEVQAILINVNTSLGRQYFTAAHEYYHLKYNVNLNGKQKYLEKEADTFASYLLMPREALNFHLKKRLTQKNRNKVDISDCLYLENYFKISHQALILRLKLDRHINNKRYKELKEINVIKKARKYGYSTELYTKPKVEDDVIVESDYAELAEEALEKNKISESRYNEYLIEGGYGYLVFGDENDEG
- a CDS encoding helix-turn-helix domain-containing protein; the encoded protein is MLDYEVIAKRLKAARKEMNYSQQEVANFIGKKRSQISYYETGARKINLSLLNQFSNLYGKSIEYFIGEREEEDKLEIAHRSTDIAQDDLEKIKWAKNFVNNLCELRNMLGVK